The genomic window NNNNNNNNNNNNNNNNNNNNNNNNNNNNNNNNNNNNNNNNNNNNNNNNNNNNNNNNNNNNNNNNNNNNNNNNNNNNNNNNNNNNNNNNNNNNNNNNNNNNNNNNNNNNNNNNNNNNNNNNNNNNNNNNNNNNNNNNNNNNNNNNNNNNNNNNNNNNNNNNNNNNNNNNNNNNNNNNNNNNNNNNNNNNNNNNNNNNNNNNNNNNNNNNNNNNNNNNNNNNNNNNNNNNNNNNNNNNNNNNNNNNNNNNNNNNNNNNNNNNNNNNNNNNNNNNNNNNNNNNNNNNNNNNNNNNNNNNNNNNNNNNNNNNNNNNNNNNNNNNNNNNNNNNNNNNNNNNNNNNNNNNNNNNNNNNNNNNNNNNNNNNNNNNNNNNNNNNNNNNNNNNNNNNNNNNNNNNNNNNNNNNNNNNNNNNNNNNNNNNNNNNNNNNNNNNNNNNNNNNNNNNNNNNNNNNNNNNNNNNNNNNNNNNNNNNNNNNNNNNNNNNNNNNNNNNNNNNNNNNNNNNNNNNNNNNNNNNNNNNNNNNNNNNNNNNNNNNNNNNNNNNNNNNNNNNNNNNNNNNNNNNNNNNNNNNNNNNNNNNNNNNNNNNNNNNNNNNNNNNNNNNNNNNNNNNNNNNNNNNNNNNNNNNNNNNNNNNNNNNNNNNNNNNNNNNNNNNNNNNNNNNNNNNNNNNNNGAATTTCTCGCCGTCCATACCGAGGCCGCCGCATCCTCCCACCAACACCGTCCTCACCTCCGCCAGTCAGCCCGATGCGCCTCGCTCTCCAGCCTAACGTCTAACGTTGCTGCCGCTATTTTCGTGCCTCTCTTCCAAACCGACTTTGCTTTTTCCCATTCCTTCAAGTTTCTTCTCATCGATGATACCACCGTACTCTTCTTCTTTTATCCAAGCATGGTTATTGGTTAtcattatttgtgaatttctcgCCGTCCATACCGAGGCCGCCGCATCCTCCCACCAACACCGTCCTCACCTCCGCCAGTCAGCCCGATGCGCCTCGCTCTCCGACGCTCAGCCTAACGTTGCTGCCGCTATTTTCGTGCCTCTCTTCCAAACCGACTTTGCTTTTTCCCATTCCTTCAAGTTTCTTCTCATCGATGATACCACCGTACTCTTCTTCTTTTATCCAAGCATGGTTATTGGTTAGCTTCTTTCATTATTTGAACCCTATGCTTTACAATAGTGCCGCTTTTGTTATGACTAGTCCTTTAAAATTATGTTTCACCACAATAatagttttttctttttattcatcatcttcttctattttaatggtcaatttatgatggtcattttagtaggtatgtcTAGGGGTGacaaacgggcctaaacccgtCCGCGTAACTCGCCAAAAAAGGCGGGCTGGGCTGGAAAATTGGGACTGCCTAACCCGCACCGCTAAAACCGCAGGCTTTGGCGGGCTTTGGCCGCCCCGCCgggcttaaaatttttttagcaaagagtatttttacaatttttttaccAAAACCCAACTTCCCACAACCCAACTtataagagaatgaagatgaaaattgagtattttgaattatatttattttgttttagagacaatatttataattatgttttggattatgtttattttgttttgggaacaatatttataattatgttttgtagatgattattttgattggattgagtttagttatatataattaaaatatgttagatgttcaattcattaggtatgcggataattatttttatccttaagtgaatggttatttttattaaggAGTGAGTGACGTGTGGCAAGTCAAGTATCGACAGTGAAatgggatgattattgatgaatgtAGGATGActgccagttgaaaaagaagagagtattaGAGGATTtcagataattatttttttaaaataactaactagattttttaaaaatttaaaatttgaaatttaatttaaaataattgaataagaatttttaaatttattattttgtagataatttttatttttaattcataataaaatacaaaaataatctCAAATTGTTTACAACAACATATATCCGAGtcagatattttttaatttatattaattaaattatatttttttaaattattttttgtatatatattttattatggaAAAGTTTAGAGGAccagcaattttgttaaattctgaccagcatataaccagcaaagaaaagtgagtcattagatgaaatctcacaccaatttcacaccattaaaactatcattgatagctatttgatggctacaaattacaaaaattgCTGCCCCCTAACATTCCTCTTTTATTTTTACATATGACATTTATTATGAACAGATCTTACATTTTTAGTGATTTGAATGTGGGTTCCCCTTAATAATTTTACAAATATATTATTTATAcgctaaaattaattactaaaattaatcactacataaatatatatatatacatatgtaatttaatttatttttaatattatattttatatgctaatgtgtattttattttgataattaattttaatatacacctaatagatgattttattatttatagtGGCTAAGTTTCTGCATAAACGCGCATGTATGATGTATGGCTATGACTTGAAAATTTATTTAGCTATGACTTTAAAATGTGATTCGAACATGAATAATGAATATATATCAAGGATGTGGAATGATGGTTCATCATATAATATTTTAATGAAAAGATTAAGaatgtaatttaaattttatcgTACTATAGAAAGTATATTATATTAAACCATTGTCTTTAAAATTTTGGTGTTATAGAGAGAAGTAAATTCTTCTCTCGCCTCTATTTTCTTTTCATCGCTTCTCTCGAACCAGATAAATTAAAGCTTACGTGAAAaacaaaatataatgaaaataaacaagATCAAGTTTGATGagatatataaaaattattatgaaTTGAATTAATTTTATCTTCCGAAGTAATGAAAACAAGATCAACCGACCAATTCTATCTTTCTAAGTAGCTTACATAAAGCGTGCTCTATCTAAACTTCCTCATGGAAATTACAAAAAACATTGTCCtccatataaatatataattgctACGTTTATACTATTTTAGGCCAGATTTTTAAAGATACAATACAAGATAAcaatttataaatattattaataattaaaatcaataaacCCATGTTTCTTAAAAAACTTCCAAATAAGACAAACAATACAAATTACAAAGTCTATAAACTATTGTTTGCATAGATAATTAGATATAAGAACAGGATAATTTAATTACTTCATCCGTTTTATTTTGTTCAAAATAGGCACACGTTATGAAATCTAACAACCGAAATTGGGTAGCCCTCGAGTTTCTCGTTGTTAAAAAGTATGCTTTAAAAGAAAATGATTATAAAAACGATGTTCTGATGTGTTTTTCTTTTGGTTAAAAAATCAAGCGAGTTATAAAACGTGCGTGGACGGTGCAATATAGTGCTACTTATTGAGTTAGTGATGTGGTCCCTTGACGTGAGTTTCCATATATAGAATAGATTTTGACCATTTGAATGAGCCAAATCAGTTCAATGATCCTTAACATTTCACTCTCATTTCTTTGTGATCCATAATTTTCCAGTTAAAGTTACTGATTTCGTTTGTCTCACCAAAAAGCTTTTTGTCTGGACATGAAAAGTATCCAGCTACGTGTTGATCCCTAATGCTTTGTTTTATTAAATCCATTCATTAACTTTGACTCGGGACCATTGGTGTCTCACTGACTTCATATATATTTAATTAGTGTATATTCAACTTAACTTTTATACGAGacattttaattaaaaagaataaagttCAGACTTCAGAGAATCCAGCATGCGTGGGTTGAACACTGGTGGGGCACAAAATGGAAGTTGGATATATATATTAATGAGATGGAAATGTCTTTATataaaaatgataattaaaaattattaaaaatttttatatatctAATTATCTTTATGTAGAAACTAGAAACATCTTTATATAAGTAATTATTTTGAGAGGCTTAAATTTACTttagagaaaaggataaataggtccctgaccttttgtctcGCGGACATTTTTGTTCCTgaccattaaaaaatacttttaagtccctgacattcacaaaacttggacggatcagtccctccgtccaaatgcctctgtCAGGGACTGattcgtccaagttttgtgaaggtcagagacttaaaagtatttttcaatggttaagGACAAAAATGTTCGCGGGACAAAatgtcagggacctatttgtctttttctctttACTTTATGATGAGCTATGCTTCTTGCACCATGAGATGTAACTATGTAAGTGAAAGGACATACGAAAACATAGGTATCTGTTGCTTCATTAATCAATCTACAAAGAGAACTCAGCTCAACTTGGGGCATATTTGGTATTTCATTTGGAAACGATGCCTGAAAGTGCTCATGAATCATATACTGAAAAATGACAAATCTAATCATTCATAAATAAGGCTTCAATTACATAAAAAGAATGTGAAGTGGATGGTGACAAAAAATTGTGTTACTGAGAATATTTAGTCTACAAGGTCGCATCTGTTGGATTGTGTGCCTCAATATCAACATGTCGAATACCCGGGACAAGATTTTGGATCTCCTTCTCCAACCTATCCACTTCACTTCCTAATGCTGTAACTACTTCCTCACCTGCCACAACTCTCACTTATAAGTATATAAGATAAGAGAAAATATAAGGAGCCAATAGAATATATGTACAATGTATAATGGGGGTTTAGGGATGTTCCATTCTGTAGGATATCAGatatatcagatgtttattatctcTGGTAAGTTATTCTGAATAGTATGAGTGTATTGTATTtgagaaattagtagtattttactctgaatgttcattttttaactcatattgagCCAAATAAACAGcctattatacacattgtacataTACTCTATTGGTTCCCTAGCGGGATTTCGATAAGAGAATTATTATTTCTCAATCAGCATTTAAATATCTGTAATGATCAAGTTAACTACTGCATACCATAATTTGACATAATCTTCATTAGGGCCGCATCATCAGCCGTTTTTGCAGCTTCGCGAAACTGTAAATATAGTATAGTTGTTGAGAACTTGAAACCAGCAAGCAGTATTAAATAAATTTGGCCATTATGAAAGTTAGCTAAGGTTCTGAGCTGTCATAGAAACAGAGTaaggtaactttttttttttctttatgggTCCCTGCCATACCACATGATTTCTTGtagatgatgataataataatatgaagTACAATACAAAATACAGCATATTATCAGATTTGTATGAGCATTTTATGTAGATGAGAATCAACCTGTTTAGCCCACTCTTCACGTCCTGTCCTTGTCAGATAATTTTGCACCACCATAACTCCATTAAAATCTGTTTCGAAACCATCATCAGAATTAATTGTTCCAATAGCACCCATAAACTGAATGGAAACCAAGAACAACAATGATATGATGGGTAACCTATTTCTGCCTTAAATCTGAAGAATCCTGGCCCAATAACTTCGCTTTTGCAATCATAGAGAGCATCTACAACCTAATGCACAAAAGCCACCTAAGTCAAATGATTTATACAAAGGCTTTTATTATGCAATTTGAGTAGAATCTAGAATGCTTGTACCGgatcatttttcaaaaatcgaaGCACTTTCTCCATATCATGGTCATCCATAGCTCTGCCAATTAAAGCATGTCGATTTCTCTGGATAAGAAATATGGCTACCTGCATGGTCAATTCAGCATAAAATCATGTGAAAATAGATTTCAGATCCGTGTCTCTTACATCAGATGGCAGAGAAATTACTGCCTACTGAGCCTCTTTACCATGCCAAGTAAGTTGCCAACTACGATTGAGCCTATGGGATCATAAATAGCATTTCCAGTGACATTCACTGCAATCAATGATGCCCCAGCAATAAGAAGGCCTGTCACAGCAGCACCATCCTGCATATTTTGCTACCGTTTATAAGAACAAGCTAACAGAGAGAATATTAATTCACTACTAAAGGAGTTTTAGGAACTAAGGAATATATTCAAGTTGCATAGCCTACCGGAGGGAAGAATAACTAAAACAATCTTAACAAAAGTTTTCTTTTCACCTTTCTACATTCTTGTTTTAATGCTTAAAAACTACTACAACATATCTTTTTTACCAACGGTAGCATACATGTTGAAGTTCCATTCAACTGAATAATGTGCATAGTTTTAAATAGCAAAAGAATGTGGAAAGCTTTGAATAACTGTTGCTGAGGAAAAACATAGCCAAAATCATAATGAGTGATAAGTAGTGCATGTTATTCAAAGCCCTTATTTGTAAATTTTTTAGATTCACTCACTTATGTATAAGCAATTCTTGTTTAAACCCAGTAAAAAACATGCTTCAGGACTAAATAAGTTAGTGCAATAAGCTACCTCGGTCATTACTGCAACAGATGTAGGATCATGGCCACGCCAAACATAATCTCTTAGTCTCATTCCCTCGTCGGCTGCACCTTTCTTTACAGCTTGTATGGCAACAATAAGTGAGGCACCTAACATAAAAAGCCCATCGAAAGAAGGGAAGCGATGAATATATGACGGATAACAGACAGCACCAGATTAAAATGAGGTAGCAATACCTTCAATGATAAATGAACCACATATGACCAAAACTGCATATTGCATATTCTCAGGGGGCTGAAAAGAAAACTCTCaatagtcaataaattaaatacaACAAAAAGAGCCTTATTCCACTAAGTGGGGCCAGCTAAATTAATAAaccaaataaagagaaaaattcaCATAGGAAAAAAGTTAACAATTTGTGATCGGCAGATGTAAAAAATTGTAACTTCAAAAGTCTTTTTTGGTTAAATACCTGTGAAGTCCACAAGTTCTGAACACCATGAACAACTGTGGCACCAGAACCAAGACAAAAGATACCAACAGCAGATATCAAAGACCAAACAAATCTTTCCTTGGAATAGCCATAACTGTAGAATTGAACAGCATTATCACATTCACACAATGAAATTCCAAACTCACGCAATCACAAGAGCCATGCCACAATTCATCCCAAAAATTGAAATTGATAGGataattaattttgatataccGAGTCATTTTAAATTTTGCAGTTAGTAATAGAGCACAGTTCATTGATGTCCGATTCAATAGCTATCCATGCTTTCATCAATTACATGTATAATAGTCCTTAAATCATAAAGCACATGGATTCATTTCTTATAGTGTAGACGAGAAAAAAGGTAAGAGGATGGTTGATAAATGCAATCAATAGAATTCAACTCACGGATGGATAGCATCTGGCGCACGCCTTGAGCTAGATAGACCATAAGCAAGCAGCGCCTACAAAATAATTCTATTAGTTCTCTGCAGTCAAGAGTCTCTCTATCAATGACAAACATAAACATGTATATACCTGGTTTGCAAAATCGGCGACCGAATGCACAACTTCTGCCAACATAACATGACTAGAGGTAGCAAAATACACTCCAAACTTGAGAGAGAAAACAAGAAAGTTACACCACAGTGCAGTTGTCACAGCTCGTAcactagaataataaagagaaaaaaaaaaaaaggaatcagGTGAAAGTAAATGGGACAAGTCATGGCAGCACTATCTTGAGATATCAAATTAAGTAGCAACAGAGAGAAAGGATATCCATGACAACACACACAACACTCCACCATGCTAAGTCAGTTTCCAAATTGGTCTGATATATATATACTTAGGAAAAAAACAATATCAATAACAATAATGACAATGCTAACTAAAGCAAAAGCAAAAATACCAAAATTTCcgattaaagagaaaaaaatagaaaaagaccTGTGTCGATCGTTGATTTCAATATTCTTAGCTTGCTTTGCCCTTGTGAAGAgaccttaaaaaaaaaagaaacaatatTTACGAAATAATAGTAAAGAGTGAGAATTGAAGGGGGGAAAAAGGAACGTACTGCAGTGTGAGGTATAGTTATNNNNNNNNNNNNNNNNNNNNNTCTTAGAAGAATAGGATTTGGTGTTTGGAGGGTGCGAAGAAGGCAGTGAAGGTTGTTGGTTGAGAATGGAAGAGTGGCGAAGAAGAAGACGAGAGCGAGCAAGGTAGTAATATGATATTCGCATTAATACAATACAATTGATGAATATTAGGGATTTGATTTCTGGTGAACAACTTTGGAGACTCAAGTGAAGAGTGAAGAATATTACCAAGAATGGTGCGGAATGAATGAATATTCCTCCATTATTCGGAGAAAAATGTTACTGTTGCAACTTTTCAGTTTTCTCAGCTCACGCTCTCAGCTACAAAATTTGGATATGGAAGTAGGACGAGGGTTATATTTTAATatgataattttttgtattttttaaaattatggaaGTTGGGAGATACACAAATCAGGAGTGtgtttacaaaatttaaaaaatttgggtTACAACCTATCAAACTCAccaatttgtgtttaaaaaattaa from Arachis ipaensis cultivar K30076 chromosome B09, Araip1.1, whole genome shotgun sequence includes these protein-coding regions:
- the LOC107617510 gene encoding metal tolerance protein C4 (The sequence of the model RefSeq protein was modified relative to this genomic sequence to represent the inferred CDS: added 148 bases not found in genome assembly), producing the protein MRISYYYLARSRLLLRHSSILNQQPPSLPSSHPPNTKSYSSKNLLEGFSPAPPLTSRRFFLLLFDPQRHNRHSNYNYTSHCSLFTRAKQAKNIEINDRHSVRAVTTALWCNFLVFSLKFGVYFATSSHVMLAEVVHSVADFANQALLAYGLSSSRRAPDAIHPYGYSKERFVWSLISAVGIFCLGSGATVVHGVQNLWTSQPPENMQYAVLVICGSFIIEGASLIVAIQAVKKGAADEGMRLRDYVWRGHDPTSVAVMTEDGAAVTGLLIAGASLIAVNVTGNAIYDPIGSIVVGNLLGMVAIFLIQRNRHALIGRAMDDHDMEKVLRFLKNDPVVDALYDCKSEVIGPGFFRFKAEIDFNGVMVVQNYLTRTGREEWAKQFREAAKTADDAALMKIMSNYGEEVVTALGSEVDRLEKEIQNLVPGIRHVDIEAHNPTDATL